The DNA segment CTGATAAGAGGAATCTGGTGGATAGGCTTGTTAATACTGTGGATGAAGATAACGAGAAGTTCTTGCTCAAACTCCGGAACAGAATCGACAGGGTGGGAATCGATTTGCCAACGATCGAAGTTAGATATGAGAATTTGAACATCGATGCAGAAGCCTACAGCCAGAGCAGATCTCTGCCTACTGTTCTCAACTTCAATATCAACATCATAGAggtatatatacatacatgtcGATCGAAAACATTTGTTTCTTGATATATGAAAAGGGATTAAAGATTGAAAATTCCATTGTAATTACAGGGACTTTTGAATACTCTCCATTTGCTTCCGAGTGGGAAGAAGCCATTTACTATCCTCAAGGACGTGAGTGGAGTCATCAAACCATGCAGAATGACACTTTTGTTAGGTCCTCCAAGTTCAGGGAAGACATCCCTTATGCTAGCTTTGGCTGGAAAGCTAGATCCATCTCTAAaggtgaatatatatatatataaatttttagttgattCATATATAATTTCTTTCTATGGAAATTAAAATGGGTGTCTGAAACTGGGAATTTTATGTTACTCCGCAGGTATCAGGAAGGGTGACTTACAATGGACATGGAATGAATGAATTCGTGCCGCAAAGAACAGCAGCTTATATCAGTCAGCATGATTTGCATATCGGAGAGATGACTGTGAGAGAGACCTTAGCGTTTTCCGCTAGGTGCCAGGGTGTCGGTGATCGATATGGTTCgtgttcatatatatatatatatatttttttggtttcCTAAAAAATTTTAAGAATTATTATTGAACTTGTTGCTTGATTTTGTGGGAACAGAGATGCTTGCTGAATTGTCAAGGAGAGAGAAAGCAGCCAACATTAAACCGGATCCTGATATTGATATTTTCATGAAGGTAAAATATCTTAtaagagaatttttttttaaaataaatgtttctaaCTAGTTTGGGCTTACTTTTCTCGTTAATTCaaatcaatttattttaatgcatttgtTGACGATGTGGTCTTCGAAGAAAGTGACCATTATTGATATTTATGTCTCATTATTAATCGTCATACTTCAACCATGACTCGATAAAGTGAGGCATCAAGATTTGATGAAATGGAAATTACCAAAGAAAACAAGTGGGATTTATTtaacactattttttttttaatgtaaaactaTTTTTGATTACTTAGCTTCGTCTACATTACCAAAGCAATTCCAATAAGAAAgtgaaaaaacaaaattaaatttttttttcctttctaaACGTTAATGTAGGCAGCAGCCACAGAAGGGGATGAGGCAAATGTTGTCACGGATTACATTCTTAAGGTACAAATCAGTAGCTTCAAACATCCTCCATcttaatttaatgaatatagCACGAATCTTAACCATTTATGAACCTCCACGCATGCAGGTTCTGGGGCTGGATGTTTGTGCCGATACCATGGTCGGAGACGAGATGATCCGGGGTATCTCCGGAGGACAAAGAAAGCGTGTCACCACTGGTAACcaaactaaatatatatatataatatatgtttatgaaacaaaagaaTAATATTTATGCAATAGATATAGATGCTGAAGTTTTGTTTGCAAATTCTACAACAGGTGAAATGTTGGTTGGACCAGCTAAGGCACTCTTCATGGATGAGATATCCACTGGATTGGATAGCTCTACGACTTACCAAATCGTGAACATGCTTAAACAATATGTCCACATCATGAAGGGAACTGCTTTCATCTCCCTCTTGCAGCCGGCGCCTGAGACATACGATCTGTTTGATGACATTGTGCTCTTGTCAGATGGCCAGGTTGTTTATCATGGTCCAAGAGAAAATGTAGTCGGTTTCTTCGAATCAATGGGCTTCAAATGCCCCAAAAGGAAAGGAGTGGCTGATTTCTTGCAAGAAGTAAGCAAAAGAAATGATTAAAAGTAACGAACCTTTACTCTTCCATTGGTTCTAATGAGATTGATTTCGATATCCAGGTGACTTCAAAGAAAGATCAAAGACAATATTGGGCACGTGCGGATGAGCCTTACAGGTTCGTCGCTGTTAGTGAGTTTGCAGAGGCTTTCCTGTCTTATACCGATGGACGGAAACTTGGGGAGGAGCTTGCAGTTCCATATGATAAGAGCAAAAGCCATCCTGCTGCTCTTACAACAAAGAAATTCGGTGTCGGACAGAAAGAACTTCTGAAAGCCTGCACTGACAGAGAATCCTTGTTGATGAAAAGAAATTCGTTTGTTTACTACTTCAAGCTCTTCCAGGCATGATGCATTTCACACTCTTGAAATCCTCAACTGTTAAACTGAATTCAGTTACTGAGTAAATTCCATATACTTTCTTGCAGCTTATTACGATGACACTGATTGCCACAACAGTCTTCTTGCGTGTCAAGATGCCCAGAGATGATTTCACCGATGGTTCAATATTCCTTGGCGCCCTATTTTTCGCTGTCATTCTGACCTTGTTCAATGGATTGTCAGAGCTTGCTATGACAATTTACAAGCTTCCTGTTTTCTACAAGCAAAGGGACATGTTTTTCTTCCCCCCATGGGCCTATGCTCTTCCATCATGGCTCCTGAAAATTCCAATCACCTTCATTGAAGTCGGAATATGGACCTTTTTCTCGTACTATGTGATTGGATTTGATCCTAATGTAGGAAGGTAAGAATCGAACAACAGTGACTCAAACCAACTTATTCATCGGTTCTTCAAACAATTACTGATCAATAAATGTTGTTGCAGATTGTTTAAGCAATACCTGTTGCTTGTACTTTTTAACCAGACAGCCGGGGCATTATTCAGACTTATTGGGGCATTGGGCAGGACCATGATCATTGCGAACACATTCGGCCTGTTTGCGCTGCTCATGCTTTTTGCGCTGGGTGGATTTGTCCTATCACGAAGTATGAAATGACGATAAGATGCTCAAATGTATATCGCACCTATAACGATGAATCAATATCTCATCCCCATTTTTGTTTTGCAGATGATGTGAAGGGGTGGTGGCTATGGGGCTACTGGGCCTCGCCTTTAATGTATGCACAGAATGCAATTTTAGTCAATGAATTCACAGGGCACAGTTGGAGCAAAGTAAGTTGAGGCGTCAATCTTTGCATTTGGTGTATTCCATATGGTTATACATCTGATCATAGGGATGAAACAACTCTCTCATTCTGTAGGTGCCCATTGGATCCAATACCACATTGGGAGTTCAAGTGCTGAAAGCTAGAGGGTTTTTTCCTTACTCATACTGGTACTGGATAGGAGTTGGTGCAATATTTGGATTCATATGGATATTCAACATCTGCTATGTCTTTGCTCTTGCATACCTGAACCGTGAGTTTTCTACTTTTATGTACTTTTGGTACTCTCTAGATGACATTTGGCAATTAACATGATCATACCGTTGCAGCATTTGAGAAGCCTCGAGCTGTATTACCAGAAGCAACCCAAAATGACCAGCAGGCTGCTCTAGTTTCAGCTCCAGGTGATGCACGCAAAAGGAGAAGCGTCTCATCTGGATCCTCATCCGTAGTTGCAGATGCCAGTGAAGCCAATGAGAACAAGAAAAGAGGAATGATTCTTCCATTTGAACCTCATTCTATCACATTCGATGAGATAAGATACTCAGTCGACATGCCAGCAGTAAGttttgcttaaatattttaggACTCGTGTTTTTTCTGATAAACATCAAAGAACTGAGAGTTTTGCATAGCTTCATCGGTATTTCACCTCAAAATATTAGTTTCCAGctgaaagaattttttttttttgaaaatgggCATTACTAGCAGACACGCTAAAAAAAACGAGCATTCCAAGTGAAAAATAAAGTGTTTTTGATAGGGATATTCATGAGAGTAACTTGATTTGCAGGAGATGAAAGCTCAAGGCGCCACTGAAGATAGATTGGAACTCTTGAAGGGTGTAAGTGGTGCTTTCAGGCCAGGTGTTCTTACAGCTTTGATGGGTGTTAGTGGAGCTGGTAAAACAACCTTGATGGATGTGTTAGCTGGAAGAAAAACTGGGGGATACATAGATGGAAATATTACAATCTCAGGGTACCCAAAAAACCAGGCAACATTTGCCAGGATTTCTGGATATTGTGAGCAGAACGACATTCATTCCCCGAACGTTACAGTTCACGAGTCTCTCATATTCTCAGCTTGGATGAGGCTGGCTGCAGAAGTTGATGCAAAAACTAGAAACGTTAGTACACTGAAACCTCATTTTGTCATATTTTGTAATCAGAATTGATTTGTAAGACGGATTGGATTCTCTTCGAGTTGCAGAAATTTATTGAGGAAGTCATGGAACTTGTGGAACTCACCCCCTTGAGTGGAGCGCTTGTTGGGCTGCCTGGGGTCAACGGTCTCTCCACCGAGCAGAGAAAAAGGCTGACAATTGCAGTTGAACTTGTAGCAAACCCTTCAATCATATTCATGGATGAGCCAACTTCAGGACTTGATGCAAGAGCTGCTGCAATCGTGATGAGAACAGTAAGGAATACTGTAAACACTGGAAGAACAGTCGTATGCACCATCCATCAGCCTAGCATCGACATTTTTGAAGCATTCGACGAGGTAAGCAAAATTTAAGTGTAAAAGTAGTTATTTGAATATCTGATATTAGTTTTCATGAGATACTAATATAGTATGAGGATTTTTTATTCAAGATCAGTTGCTAATTTATAACATTGATTCTGCAGCTATTTTTGATGAAACGTGGAGGACAAGAACTATATGTTGGACCATTAGGCCATCACTCATCCCAATTGATCAAGTACTTTGAAGGAATTCAAGGTGTATCAAAGATTAAAGACGGTATCAATCCGGCTACCTGGATGTTGGAGGTTTCTACTACAGCACAAGAACTTGCTCTAGGGGTTGACTTCACAGACTATTACCAAAAATCAGAACTATTCGGGTTAGTGTAATTACCTTATAATCACCACAGAAGAAAAAGAAACATCCTTTTTTGGATCAGGCATGGTGTTGTAGCATGCTAGTAATCATCTGCACAAAAATTACAGGAGGAACAAGGCCTTAATCAAGGAGTTGAGCGTCCCTCGCCCTGGCACAAAAGACCTGTATTTCGCAAACCAATTCTCCCAATCTTTCCTCGTTCAATGCCTGGCCTGCCTGTGGAAGCAACACTGGTCATACTGGAGGAATCCCCCTTATACCGCCGTCAGAATTTTGTTCACGACCTTCATCGCCCTCATATTCGGGACAATGTTCTGGGACCGTGGCTCTAAATGGTATGTTGGGAGTGAAGAAATCAatcactgtccgcttcacggtTTTTTCTCTCCGCTGTAGCTAATAGTCATTTTTTGCAGGAAAACTCAACAAGATCTATTCAACGCCATGGGTTCCATGTATGCTGCAATCAACTTCTTAGGATTCCAATATAGTTCATCAGTACAGCCGGTGGTGGCTATCGAAAGAACAGTCTTCTACAGAGAAAAGGCAGCCGGAATGTACTCTGCATTACCATATGCATTCTCTCAGGTATTTAGCTAAAGTCTATGGTTCATATTTGAATTCTGCAACCTCTGAAGTATATATTCGCTCACAAAGTTCTTTTATCACTTTTGCAGTTCCTAATCGAAATTCCATACGTATTTGTGCAAGCATTAGTATACAGTCTCCTTGTCTACTCCATGATGGGATTCGACTGGTCAGTTGAGAAATTCTTCTGGTTCTTATATTTCATGTACATCTCATTGTTGTACTTCGTCTTGTACGGCATGATGACCGTGGCTGTCACTCCTAACCACAACGTCGCCGCCgttatttcttctttcttctatgGAATCTGGAATCTCTTCTCAGGATTCGTCGTACCACGACCGGTAAGTTCCAGAAACCTCATTGCTAATATTTAGTCCACAAGAAAGTTCACAAAAACTAATAAATGTTTGTCTAACTTGCCTATAACAGAGAATACCCATATGGTGGAGATGGTACTACTGGGCTACTCCCGTGGCTTACACCTTGTACGGTTTTATTATTACACAATTTGGAGATATTCAGGACAGACTAGAAGACGATGGTAGAACAGTGGAACAATACCTGAAAGAGTACTTTGGATTTGAACGTGATATGCTTGCGGCAGTCGCCTTGATACTTCTTGGATTCGTCGTTCTTTTCACTTTCATTTTTGCCTATTCCATCAAGACATTCAACTTCCAGAGGAGATGAAAAGTTCAGTTCTCATCCATTTTCCAGTTTCATAACTCTGTCTTAATCAAATTCTGTGTATTATTCAAGATTTTGTATAGGAAAATCTTATCATGTTATGCAATTAAACAGTGTGCTTTCCTAGATATGTACTGTTAAATCATCAATTGTTCCaataatttctatttttttattaaattgtcCAGGTTTGTGGTTTTCCCAAATTTATCTGTCTTCAATGTTAAGTGAAATAAAGTGGCTCCTCATTTGTAAGTGAACCAAACCAAATGCAAAAATCCAATTGGGCTcacaaaagaaaaagagaaggCTAATCAATCTTTCCTTCCCCCGTTAACTTAACACAGCCTTAAGTTGCTTAAAGGTTTCAGAGTTCTGaatatttaaaaacaaaaacaaaaaaacaaaaaaaaacaagctACTAAAAATGGCACTATTGATTATTTCAGCTTCTTTACTTCCTACTCATCCACTGCATTGGCCCCATGGGAATTCCGTCTCTGTGGTGAATCATAAACCAAGCCAGAGTAGTAAATGGAGAATCATACAGAAAAGTATTGGCAAAATTTTACACATCTGGCTCTCGTAGCGAAGTGGGCAGGTTTAGCTCTGGTTCAACTTCTCCGAGAGGAGAGAAAAAGGATTCGACCATGTCAACTGTTACTTCCTCCAACTTGGATGGATCCCACTAAAAATTTTTGACATTAAAACTGGATTACCATGTTGCCCAacaaaatttcttgcaaaatgaGGTAAAAAATAAGCAAATACCTTTGGAGCAAAGTCCTTGTCGACTAATCTTGCACGAATGCCCTGCAAATGGCAAGTTCCAAGTGTACGGATTATATTCCATTTGTCACGTATTATAATGGATATCAATGGAGAATCAGATAAGGATATACCTCTGAGAAATCATTAGAGACCTTTTTAGATATCCATTTTAAAGATATTCGGTATTCTCTGGTGAGGCATTGGTCAAGAGTTTGAAATCTACCTTCTCTGATCTTTTGAATGTGACA comes from the Henckelia pumila isolate YLH828 chromosome 1, ASM3356847v2, whole genome shotgun sequence genome and includes:
- the LOC140876089 gene encoding pleiotropic drug resistance protein 1-like — encoded protein: MDPGDIYKASSSLRASGRQAGSSFRVNSSNVWRNTGIEVFSRSSRDEDDEEALKWAALEKLPTFDRLRKGLLLGSKGANEIDVQNLGFADKRNLVDRLVNTVDEDNEKFLLKLRNRIDRVGIDLPTIEVRYENLNIDAEAYSQSRSLPTVLNFNINIIEGLLNTLHLLPSGKKPFTILKDVSGVIKPCRMTLLLGPPSSGKTSLMLALAGKLDPSLKVSGRVTYNGHGMNEFVPQRTAAYISQHDLHIGEMTVRETLAFSARCQGVGDRYEMLAELSRREKAANIKPDPDIDIFMKAAATEGDEANVVTDYILKVLGLDVCADTMVGDEMIRGISGGQRKRVTTGEMLVGPAKALFMDEISTGLDSSTTYQIVNMLKQYVHIMKGTAFISLLQPAPETYDLFDDIVLLSDGQVVYHGPRENVVGFFESMGFKCPKRKGVADFLQEVTSKKDQRQYWARADEPYRFVAVSEFAEAFLSYTDGRKLGEELAVPYDKSKSHPAALTTKKFGVGQKELLKACTDRESLLMKRNSFVYYFKLFQLITMTLIATTVFLRVKMPRDDFTDGSIFLGALFFAVILTLFNGLSELAMTIYKLPVFYKQRDMFFFPPWAYALPSWLLKIPITFIEVGIWTFFSYYVIGFDPNVGRLFKQYLLLVLFNQTAGALFRLIGALGRTMIIANTFGLFALLMLFALGGFVLSRNDVKGWWLWGYWASPLMYAQNAILVNEFTGHSWSKVPIGSNTTLGVQVLKARGFFPYSYWYWIGVGAIFGFIWIFNICYVFALAYLNPFEKPRAVLPEATQNDQQAALVSAPGDARKRRSVSSGSSSVVADASEANENKKRGMILPFEPHSITFDEIRYSVDMPAEMKAQGATEDRLELLKGVSGAFRPGVLTALMGVSGAGKTTLMDVLAGRKTGGYIDGNITISGYPKNQATFARISGYCEQNDIHSPNVTVHESLIFSAWMRLAAEVDAKTRNKFIEEVMELVELTPLSGALVGLPGVNGLSTEQRKRLTIAVELVANPSIIFMDEPTSGLDARAAAIVMRTVRNTVNTGRTVVCTIHQPSIDIFEAFDELFLMKRGGQELYVGPLGHHSSQLIKYFEGIQGVSKIKDGINPATWMLEVSTTAQELALGVDFTDYYQKSELFGRNKALIKELSVPRPGTKDLYFANQFSQSFLVQCLACLWKQHWSYWRNPPYTAVRILFTTFIALIFGTMFWDRGSKWKTQQDLFNAMGSMYAAINFLGFQYSSSVQPVVAIERTVFYREKAAGMYSALPYAFSQFLIEIPYVFVQALVYSLLVYSMMGFDWSVEKFFWFLYFMYISLLYFVLYGMMTVAVTPNHNVAAVISSFFYGIWNLFSGFVVPRPRIPIWWRWYYWATPVAYTLYGFIITQFGDIQDRLEDDGRTVEQYLKEYFGFERDMLAAVALILLGFVVLFTFIFAYSIKTFNFQRR